A single region of the Corallococcus caeni genome encodes:
- a CDS encoding response regulator encodes MREPSNPPSFLFVDADPRALAALRRLARYLPGDKRFAQGVREAERLMGEAPPSVVVSGQGLPDGDGLCLLTCVRARHPRAACALHTSQPPSRGLREKGITWMDRAAPPQQVLALLASLG; translated from the coding sequence ATGCGAGAGCCCTCCAACCCTCCCAGCTTCCTGTTCGTGGACGCGGATCCACGCGCGCTCGCGGCGCTGCGGCGGCTGGCCAGGTATCTGCCCGGCGACAAGCGCTTCGCCCAGGGCGTGCGCGAAGCGGAGCGGCTGATGGGGGAAGCGCCGCCGTCCGTGGTGGTGAGCGGCCAGGGCCTGCCGGATGGCGACGGGCTGTGCCTGCTCACGTGCGTGCGCGCCCGGCATCCGCGCGCCGCCTGCGCGCTGCACACCTCGCAGCCGCCGTCGCGCGGGCTGCGGGAGAAGGGCATCACCTGGATGGACCGCGCCGCGCCGCCGCAGCAGGTGCTGGCGCTCCTGGCGTCGTTGGGTTGA
- a CDS encoding helix-turn-helix transcriptional regulator, protein MEKTLASRLGGAARVARTRLNLTQADVAERIGIASEVYGRLERGHMLPSIQTFRRLCVVLSISADEALGLKPSQDVKWAAEPPSDYGESAELRRLLRRAKQLDRGSIRILSVLASQFKPRS, encoded by the coding sequence ATGGAAAAGACCCTCGCATCCCGGCTCGGAGGTGCGGCCCGCGTCGCCCGCACCCGCCTGAACCTGACCCAGGCGGACGTGGCGGAGCGCATTGGCATCGCGAGTGAAGTCTATGGGCGTCTGGAGCGCGGGCACATGCTGCCCAGCATCCAGACCTTCCGTCGGTTGTGCGTGGTGCTGTCCATCTCCGCGGACGAGGCGTTGGGTCTGAAGCCGTCGCAGGACGTGAAGTGGGCCGCGGAGCCTCCGTCCGACTACGGCGAGTCCGCGGAATTGCGCCGGCTGTTGCGCCGCGCGAAGCAGCTGGACCGGGGCTCCATCCGCATCCTCAGCGTGCTGGCCTCGCAGTTCAAACCGCGCAGCTGA